Below is a window of Cytobacillus firmus DNA.
GGATGGCGGGAGCTGGCTATGGAGTGCATCGCTCCGCTATTTTTTTATGATTCCACTGTTGGTTGCCATTGTGGCATTCAGGAGAAATTTGCGGCCATTATTTATTGAAATGAAAAAGGCCCCAGGGCCGTGGCTGCTATGGAGCTTTGTAGGCTTTGGCTTATTTTACGCACCTTTATGTTTTGCGGCAGCCTATGGACCCGGCTGGCTGATTGCCGGAACCTGGCAGATTACGATTATCTCCGGTTCCCTGCTTGCACCGTTTTTTTTCGTTGCGTTTCAAACCGGAAATGGAACGGTGAAAGTAAGAGGGAAAATTCCTTTTCGCGGAATGATGATGAGCGTGGTTATTCTTCTTGGAGTTGCGGTTATGCAGGTGGAGCACGCATCCTCCATTTCTTTGCGGGATACGCTGCTTGTCATCATTCCTTTGATTATTGCATCCTTTGCCTACCCGTTAGGCAACCGTAAAATGATGGATGTGTGTGAGAATCGGCTTGACGCCTACCAGCGTGTGCTCGGTATGACAATTGCCAGTCTTCCATTTTGGTTCCTGCTTTCATTTGCCGCCCTTGCAACAAGCGGAGTGCCCAGTTTCAGCCAGGTCACTCAATCCGGTTTAGTCGCTCTCTTTTCCGGAGTTTTTGCTACAGTATTATTCTTTGCAGCAACAGACCTAGTCCGGGGCAATATGCAAAAGCTGGGAGCTGTGGAAGCAACCCAATCTCTCGAGGTTCTTTTCGCTGTACTCGGTGAAGTGGCGCTGCTGTCAAGCCCGCTGCCATCTGGAATTTCTTTAACAGGGATGGCCCTTGTCATTGCTGGTATGGCGCTGCACAGTTTTGTGTCCTCGAACAACGCTATTTTAAAAAGAAAAGCTGCGTAAAAAAATGCCCTGGTAAGCAGGGCATTTTACGTGCGGTCTTCCTGAACCTTCACTTCAATATGATAACGGGGCAGAGCCTTGATCAGCATTTTGTGCAGTTGGGCTTGAGAATCTATTTTTTCCTGATGGGTCATATTGCCTCGTCGATAAGCTGTCACCCACATATCTTCTCCATTAACCCAGACAGCTCCAGGACGGAATCCTTCATGAGCAGCAATCACCTTGCGGGCCTGGTCTATATCATCCTGGTTATCCAGGCGTTTGCCGTCAAAATTGATAAAGTTCGGGTTCTGGTCACCGCTCATCGTCCGGTCCATTGTATCATTGTCCTCCGTGCGGTCCAGGTCATTATTGATAAATGAAACACCATCCCGGCTCTCATGGTCATACTCACTCTCAGTTGCCTTATTGTTGGCACAGCCAGCCATAAATACGAGCATCAAAAGGAAAATACTCAGTTTCTTCATTTCTTACACCTCCTTTTTATAGCATGTCCGCTAGAGGGAGGATTGTGCGGTCCAAAATAAGGCAGAGCTGGGGTGTGAAGGCATTGATTTTTGATTTGGCTGAAGACATGGCGACCATTTGTCTTAGTTTTGTATCTGGAAGTTGATCCAGATTCGGACTCTGACTCCTTGATTTTTGCTCTTTGTATCTGAAGTTAACCCAGGTTCGGACTCTGACTCCCGGATTTTTGCTCTTTGTGTCTGAAGTTAACCCAGGTTCGGACTCTGACTCCCGGATTTTCGCTTTTTGTGTCTGAAGTTGATCCTGGTTCGGACTCAAATTCCGGGATTTTCGGTTTTTTGTGTCTGAAGTTAACTCAAGTTCAAACTCAGTCTCCCGGATTTTACTTTTTGTGTCTGAAGATGACCCAAGTTCGGACTCACTCACGGATTTTTCGCGGATCTTCTGCTTTTCGGCTTCATGAACTCTTCATGGCAACCAATTCTACTCGGCAAAATAAAAAAACTGCCCGGAACATGCCAGGGCAGAGAGATCGTTAAGTATGAATTTATGATAAAAACTCGGTTGTCTTCTGTTTTTCTAGAACATTGGGTGATTTGGGAACTTCATGGTGATGGCGGCAGCGCGGTTCATAGGCTTCTGAGGCGCCAACTAAAATAACCGGATCATCATATGAAGCTGGATTTCCATTGATCAGGCGCTGTGTGCGGCTTGCAGGTGATCCGCAGACGGCACAGACAGCTTGAAGCTTTGTTACCAATTCTGCTATCGCCATGATGGCAGGCATTTGGCCAAACGGCTCCCCGCGGAAGTCCTGGTCAAGTCCGGCAGCAATGACACGATGCCCGCTGTCAGCCAGGTGCTGAATGACTTTGACAATTTCATCATCAAAAAATTGCACTTCATCAATAGCAATCAAATCAGTTTCAGGTGTAATGTATTTAAAAATATCGGTAGACTGGGTCAGGGGTTTAGCTATGACCGAAGTTCCATTATGTGAAACGACAGCTTCATCACTATATCGGTTATCAATCTGCGGTTTAAATACAGCGATTTGCTGTTTGGCGAACTGAGCTCTGCGCACACGGCGAATCAGTTCTTCTGATTTGCCGGAGAACATGCTGCCGCAAATGACTTCCACCCATCCGTGATGATTCATAACGTACATGAACGGCCTCTCCTTCCTCGTTCTAACTAATAGAATGGCTTGTTTTGACTAATTTATGAAGAAAAGGGTCGAGCTGTTAATCTTACTTGCACTCGCGCTTTTAAAAAGCAATAAGGTCCCTAAAGCAATTCTTCATAACGGCTTATTTTGCAATAAAAAACAGGCAAGAAAGTTAACTTGCCTGTTTTTGTTGTTTATTATTTTTGTTCTGACTTAATGCCGTATTTCTTATTGAAACGGTCAACACGTCCGCCGGCTTCAGCGAATTTCTGACGTCCAGTGTAGAATGGATGGCACTCAGAGCAAGTTTCAACGCGGATCTCTTCTTGAACAGAACCGGTTTCGAACTCGTTACCGCAAGCACATTTCACCATTGCTTTTTTATAGTTAGGATGAATTCCTGATTTCATTCTTTTCATCTCCTTCCGCCCTGAATCATTCGAAACAGAGTTATATATTACGGGCAATCATGAATTGCCGTAAACTTCAAAAACACACTGTCATCATTATAACAAGTCCATACATTTTTTGCAATAAGTGAATTCCGCATCCTGTAATTTCCAGATGGGATTTTAATTACGAACGCTTAGCCTTCATTTCTTCAGCAAGGTTAGCGAAAAATTCTTCGTTTGATTTTGTCTGTCTTAGCTTGCGAAGCAGTTTTTCGGCGAAATCCGGTGAATCTGACATGGACTTGCGGATTGCCCACAGCTTGTCCAGGTGATCCTTCTGAATAAGAAGTTCCTCTTTTCGCGTGCCGGAGCGGCGGATGTCGATGGCCGGGAAGATTCTTCTTTCAGCCAGTGAACGGTCAAGGTGCAGCTCCATATTGCCTGTCCCTTTGAATTCTTCATAGATGACATCATCCATCCGTGAACCCGTGTCAACGAGTGCAGTTGCCAGAATCGTTAAACTTCCGCCCTCTTCAATGTTTCGGGCTGCACCGAAGAATCGCTTTGGACGGTGGAATGCCGCCGGGTCAATACCGCCGGACAGGGTTCTGCCGCTTGGAGGAATAACCAGGTTATAAGCTCTTGCCAGTCTTGTAATGCTGTCCATCAGAATCACAACATCACGCTTATGCTCAACAAGGCGCATAGCACGTTCAAGAACGAGCTCGGCCACTTTAATGTGGTTTTCCGGCACTTCATCAAATGTGGAGCTGACTACATCGCCTGCAACTGAACGCTCGATGTCTGTTACCTCTTCCGGGCGCTCGTCAATCAATAGCACGATCAATTCCGCTTCCGGGTGGTTGGTTGTAATGCTATTGGCTATTTCCTTTAATAGCATGGTCTTACCTGCTTTTGGAGGCGCGACGATCAGACCGCGCTGACCGAATCCAACCGGTGCAAGCAGGTCCATAATTCTTGTAGACAGCTGTCTTGTACCTGTCTCCAATTTCATATGGCGGTTTGGATAAAGTGGTGTCAGACCAGGAAAGTGAACGCGCTCTTTTGCTGATTCGGGATCATCGCCATTCACGGCTTCAACCTGCAGCAGGCCGAAATAACGCTCATTTTCTTTTGGAGGACGGACTTTACCTGAAACCTTATCTCCGTTTCTCAAATCGAAACGGCGGATCTGGGAAGCGGAAATATAAATATCCTCTGAGCTTGGTGAATAGTTAATTGGACGAAGGAAGCCGAATCCTTCAGACTGAATGATCTCCAGGACACCTTCCATGAAGAAGTAGCCCTCCTGTTCTGCTCTTGCTTTCAGGATGGCAAAAATTAATTCTTTTTTCGATAACTTGCTGTAATAAGAAACTTTATATTCACGGGCAAGTTCATAAAGCTCTTTAAGCTTCATATTTTCTAAACTTGAAATGTTTAAACCCATTTTTACACCACACTTTTGAAATTTTCAATTATTTCCTCCATATGCAGCTGTTCAAATTATTGGACTTTATATGAAAGGAAAGGGAAAGATACTTTGAGGCACTGAAAATAGCTGAAGATTCTATCATTATGTTCTTAATTAAAGGTTTCGAGGAATGGAACGGTTTGCTGTCCGTTTTCGGTTAAAATTTTGAGGTATCCTATTCCATGAAAAACAATCTCTATTTTACCCCTTAATATGAAAATTAATCAATAACAAAATTTGATATGGAAAATATAGCAGGAAGGAAATGAAAATGAGCAGGCTGGCGCAATGCAGCCAGCACTCATTTTCTATCTGTTTATTTAAAGTGAAACTTCAATCAGTGGGAGTGCTTTTCCCCCACTGATTGTTAGTCGCGTTCTAGTGTCGCTAAGATCTCCGCTAGCGCTTCGATCAATCGACACTACGAACCCGATTGGTTCAACTAAGCCTCTGCCTGCGCGTCGGCAAGTTTCACTGTATCTCACCAATCGGGCCTTTACGGGCAGTTTGACCTCACTTATCCTCCTTTGATTCCTCTGAGTCTTGAAGGGGGGTCTTACTGCCCGTTAGACTGCGATATATTTATTTAATAACAAGATTAGGCTTTTTCTTCAAACTATGGCGCCCTTCGACAAAGCGGACCGTTCCTGATTTGGCACGCATAACAATTGAATGGGTTGAACCATATGAGCCTTTAAACTGTACGCCTTTCAAAAGCTCACCATCTGTTACGCCTGTTGCAGCAAAAATTGCGTCATCGCCTTTTACCAGGTCTTCCATAAGAAGGACTTTATTAATATCAAGGCCCATCTTCAAGCAGCGCTCAGCCTCTGCGTCATTTTGCGGAAGAAGTTTCCCCTGAATTTCCCCGCCAAGGCACTTTAGGGCAACAGCTGCCAGCACGCCTTCTGGTGCTCCGCCTGATCCGAACAGAATATCGACACCCGTTTCATCAAAGGCAGTATTAATGGCTCCAGCCACGTCGCCATCGTTGATTAATTTAATTCTGGCACCTGCTTCGCGAAGCTGGCTGATGATGTGTTCATGGCGCTCACGGTTAAGCACTGTCGCCACAACATCCTGGATATCCTTGTTTTTGGCTTTTGCCACCGCTTTCAAATTATCCAAAACAGAAGCGTTAATATCAATTTGTCCAACCGCTTCAGGACCGACTGCAATTTTGTCCATGTACATATCTGGAGCATGCAGAAGATTTCCATGGTCAGCTACCGCAAGAACAGCTAATGCATTCCAGCCGCCGGATGCTACGATGTTAGTGCCTTCAAGCGGATCAACAGCGACATCTACACGCGGACCATAGCCTGTCCCAAGCTTTTCCCCGATATAAAGCATTGGTGCTTCATCCATTTCGCCTTCCCCGATAACGACTGTCCCCTTCATTGGCACTGTATCGAATACATCTCTCATTGCAGAAGTAGCGGCATCATCCGCTTCATCCTTTAATCCGCGGCCCATCCAGCGTGCTGATGCTAAAGCGGCACCTTCCGTTACGCGAACTAATTCCATTGACAAACTTCTTTCCATCGATTTTTCCTCCCCGGATTCTAAGGCTGGCAGCATGGCAAATGCGGACCGGATTCTTACCCCCGGCACCGCAATAGCCCGCCTTAATTTATATTTGTCTGCTGATTTTACTTTGATTTTCCCTCAAGTATTAATCAGTCAGCTGTCAATATTCAAAGGTGTTCTATTTACGCGTTCTTCATTTGTTCCATTTCTTCCTTGCTCATTTCTTCGCGCCAAATTGTGGCACCAAGTCCATTCAGCTTTTCAACCAGGTGGCTGTAGCCTCTGTCAATATGCTCTAAGCCTGTGACTTCGGTAACTCCCTCCGCCATCAAGCCGGCAATTACCAATGCTGCGCCTGCGCGCAGATCACTCGCCTTAACTTTAGCACCCTGAAGCTGAACAGGCCCATTGATGATCGCAGAGCGCCCTTCCACTTTAATATTGGCATTCATTCTGCGCAGCTCATCAATATGCTTAAAACGGGCACTATAAATAGTATCAGTGACCATGCTTGTCCCTTCTGCTCCCGTTAACAGAGAAGTCAGCGGCTGCTGCAGGTCTGTAGGGAAGCCTGGATAGACAAGTGTTTTAATGTCCACAGCTTTCATTTTCTCAGCTGGCCCGACAAATACCTGGTCATCGTTCGTTTCAATCTGAACGCCCATTTCGCGCAGTTTTGCAATTAAGGACTCAAGATGATGAGGGATGACATTGTCAATCAGCACGCCTTCTCCGGCCGCTGCACCAACAATCATATACGTTCCCGCTTCAATCCTGTCCGGGATGATCGTATGCTGGCAGCCATGCAGATGATCCACGCCATCAATGCGGATTACATCAGTGCCGGCACCCTTGATTTTCGCGCCCATATTGGTCAAAAGCGTAGCAACATCAATGATCTCAGGCTCTTTTGCGGCATTTTCGATAATGGTTCTGCCTTTTGCCCTGACAGCGGCAAGCATGATATTGATGGTTGCTCCCACACTGACAACATCGAGATAAATACGGGCTCCGCGCAGTTCATCGGCACGAAGGTAAATGGCTCCCTGTTCATTGGTCACACGCGCGCCAAGTGCTTCAAACCCTTTTATATGCTGATCGATTGGTCTTGGCCCGAGGTGGCATCCTCCTGGAAGTCCAATAACCGCTTTTTTAAATCGGCCGAGCATCGCTCCCATTAAATAATAGGAAGCACGCAGTTTTTTTACTTTTCCGTTCGGCAAAGGCATGGAAATCATGGAAGAGGGATCAACTGTCATATCATTTTCAGAGAATTCGACAGTGCCCCCTATTTCTTCAAGCAAATCTTTTAGAATTTGTACATCCGAAATATCCGGCAAACCTTCAATTGTTACAGGCGATTCCGCTAAAATGGTAGCTGGAATCAATGCGACGGCACTATTCTTCGCCCCGCTGATCCGGACAGTGCCTTTTAAAGGATATCCACCTGCAATCATTAGCTTTTCCATTTGTAACTCCCTTCTAAGCCGTTGTTAAACACATATGCTGGAATTTGACTTCAATATTTAAAAAATTGATAGCCCTTACAGCAAAAGCTACACACTACTTTTCTAACCAACTTTGGCAGGAAATAGCCATAGCTTCTATAAGAAACCCAATAGGCTTGTCTTTTTTTAATATCGGAAAAATATAGTCTTTGGGAAAATATGCACTTACATATTATCATGTATCTGCATTTTGCAACATTGCAAGTTGCAAAAGGAACAATTTTCCATATGTTTTTTACAGAATCCGACATTATCTTTATCTTATAGTTTACACGAAAAATCAAATCTCATGTATTGTATTCAAAAAAAGTTAAAATTAAGAAAGAAGCACTAAAAAACAGGGGTACAAGTAATGGGGCTGGCTTTGATCCGATTCAGCACCGAAACAAAGCCAGTTTCCTAGAGTTATTTTTCCGAAGAAAGCTTATCTCAGTCTAACGGGCAGTAAGCCCCCCCACTTCAAGACTCAAAGAAATCAATGGAGGATAAGGGGGGTCAAACTGCCCGTAAAGGCCCGAAAAGAAGAACAAAGACTAATAACGCCACATCCTCCCAAAAGCTGCCGCTTTCGGTCGTGCGATGTATCGCTGCCGTAGCTTTCCTTGTCCTGTGGCAACGTCTTTGTGACCCACTTCCTGTGGGCCTCAACTAACAATCAGCAGGGAGAAAAGCACTCCCAACTGATTGAAGTTTCACTTTATCCTCTTGAGTTCCAGTCTGCGAGGAACGCTTCGATTCCCTTATCTGTCAGAGGGTGGTTGAATAATTGCTGGATGACTTTATAAGGAATTGTCGCGATATGAGCTCCTCTTAATGCTGCATCCGTCACATGCTGAGGATGTCTGATGGAAGCCGCAATGATTTCTGTATCAATGTCATGAATCGCGAAGATCTCTGCAATTGTGGAGATTAGATCAAGACCGTTGTGGCCAATATCGTCCAAGCGTCCAAGGAATGGGGAAACGTATGTAGCACCTGCTCTTGCAGCAAGCAGCGCCTGGTTTGCACTGAAGATCAGCGTTACATTTGTTTTAATGCCTTCTTTTGAAAAGGCGCTTACGGCTTTCAAACCATCCGGTGTCATTGGCACCTTGATTGTGATGTTCGGTGCAATCGCTGCAAGCTCTCTTCCTTCTTTAATCATGCCTTCAGCATCAAGAGCGATAACCTCAGCGCTAACTGAGCCTGGCACCAATTCCGTGATCTCACGAAGACGGTCAGGGAAGGATACATTCTTTTCCTTTGCCACCAATGATGGGTTGGTTGTTACTCCGGCAACTACCCCAAGGGCATATGCTTCTTTAATTTCGTCCATGTTCGCTGTATCGATGAAAAACTTCATATAAAATCCCACCTTATAAAATATTCTGATATCTATGTATTATTAAATAAAGCTGCGATTCTGTAAAGCCTTACATGCATATTCGCCTCAATAAATAAGGCAAACCGCTCCTAATTCCAGAAGCGGTTTCTCGTGCAGTTATTTTATTATGCTTTGTTTGAAGAACCAAATTCGCGCATTTTGCCGATTACTGTTTCTTTAATCGCTTCGCGTGCCGGTCCTAAGTATTTGCGCGGATCGTATACTTCTGTATCTGCTGCCAATACTTCACGAACACGTTTCGCGGAAGCAATTTGGTTTTCAGTGTTTACATTGATTTTAGCAGTTCCTAAAGAAACGGATTTTTGAATATCCTTTGTCGGGATTCCAGTACCGCCATGAAGAACCAGAGGAACACCTGTAAGGTTTCCGATCTCTTCCATTTCAGCAAAGCCAAGGTTAGGCTCACCTTTGT
It encodes the following:
- the rpmE gene encoding 50S ribosomal protein L31 — translated: MKSGIHPNYKKAMVKCACGNEFETGSVQEEIRVETCSECHPFYTGRQKFAEAGGRVDRFNKKYGIKSEQK
- a CDS encoding DMT family transporter; the encoded protein is MKAILLGVCSAFFFAFTFVLNRAMEMDGGSWLWSASLRYFFMIPLLVAIVAFRRNLRPLFIEMKKAPGPWLLWSFVGFGLFYAPLCFAAAYGPGWLIAGTWQITIISGSLLAPFFFVAFQTGNGTVKVRGKIPFRGMMMSVVILLGVAVMQVEHASSISLRDTLLVIIPLIIASFAYPLGNRKMMDVCENRLDAYQRVLGMTIASLPFWFLLSFAALATSGVPSFSQVTQSGLVALFSGVFATVLFFAATDLVRGNMQKLGAVEATQSLEVLFAVLGEVALLSSPLPSGISLTGMALVIAGMALHSFVSSNNAILKRKAA
- the rho gene encoding transcription termination factor Rho, with product MGLNISSLENMKLKELYELAREYKVSYYSKLSKKELIFAILKARAEQEGYFFMEGVLEIIQSEGFGFLRPINYSPSSEDIYISASQIRRFDLRNGDKVSGKVRPPKENERYFGLLQVEAVNGDDPESAKERVHFPGLTPLYPNRHMKLETGTRQLSTRIMDLLAPVGFGQRGLIVAPPKAGKTMLLKEIANSITTNHPEAELIVLLIDERPEEVTDIERSVAGDVVSSTFDEVPENHIKVAELVLERAMRLVEHKRDVVILMDSITRLARAYNLVIPPSGRTLSGGIDPAAFHRPKRFFGAARNIEEGGSLTILATALVDTGSRMDDVIYEEFKGTGNMELHLDRSLAERRIFPAIDIRRSGTRKEELLIQKDHLDKLWAIRKSMSDSPDFAEKLLRKLRQTKSNEEFFANLAEEMKAKRS
- a CDS encoding thymidine kinase — protein: MYVMNHHGWVEVICGSMFSGKSEELIRRVRRAQFAKQQIAVFKPQIDNRYSDEAVVSHNGTSVIAKPLTQSTDIFKYITPETDLIAIDEVQFFDDEIVKVIQHLADSGHRVIAAGLDQDFRGEPFGQMPAIMAIAELVTKLQAVCAVCGSPASRTQRLINGNPASYDDPVILVGASEAYEPRCRHHHEVPKSPNVLEKQKTTEFLS
- a CDS encoding UDP-N-acetylglucosamine 1-carboxyvinyltransferase; translated protein: MEKLMIAGGYPLKGTVRISGAKNSAVALIPATILAESPVTIEGLPDISDVQILKDLLEEIGGTVEFSENDMTVDPSSMISMPLPNGKVKKLRASYYLMGAMLGRFKKAVIGLPGGCHLGPRPIDQHIKGFEALGARVTNEQGAIYLRADELRGARIYLDVVSVGATINIMLAAVRAKGRTIIENAAKEPEIIDVATLLTNMGAKIKGAGTDVIRIDGVDHLHGCQHTIIPDRIEAGTYMIVGAAAGEGVLIDNVIPHHLESLIAKLREMGVQIETNDDQVFVGPAEKMKAVDIKTLVYPGFPTDLQQPLTSLLTGAEGTSMVTDTIYSARFKHIDELRRMNANIKVEGRSAIINGPVQLQGAKVKASDLRAGAALVIAGLMAEGVTEVTGLEHIDRGYSHLVEKLNGLGATIWREEMSKEEMEQMKNA
- the glpX gene encoding class II fructose-bisphosphatase, whose amino-acid sequence is MERSLSMELVRVTEGAALASARWMGRGLKDEADDAATSAMRDVFDTVPMKGTVVIGEGEMDEAPMLYIGEKLGTGYGPRVDVAVDPLEGTNIVASGGWNALAVLAVADHGNLLHAPDMYMDKIAVGPEAVGQIDINASVLDNLKAVAKAKNKDIQDVVATVLNRERHEHIISQLREAGARIKLINDGDVAGAINTAFDETGVDILFGSGGAPEGVLAAVALKCLGGEIQGKLLPQNDAEAERCLKMGLDINKVLLMEDLVKGDDAIFAATGVTDGELLKGVQFKGSYGSTHSIVMRAKSGTVRFVEGRHSLKKKPNLVIK
- the fsa gene encoding fructose-6-phosphate aldolase, coding for MKFFIDTANMDEIKEAYALGVVAGVTTNPSLVAKEKNVSFPDRLREITELVPGSVSAEVIALDAEGMIKEGRELAAIAPNITIKVPMTPDGLKAVSAFSKEGIKTNVTLIFSANQALLAARAGATYVSPFLGRLDDIGHNGLDLISTIAEIFAIHDIDTEIIAASIRHPQHVTDAALRGAHIATIPYKVIQQLFNHPLTDKGIEAFLADWNSRG